The DNA region GCTGGACGGGACAGCTGGCGCCCACCAAGCTATAACCGCTTTCAGTTTTCCGTAAAGTACGGATGCGCCATCGCCTGTTCCGCGCTCAGTCTCAGCGTAGGTCGACAGATGAGCAGCTTTTGCAGCAAGTCGCGGCCCTTGGAGTTGAGCCGGGGCACCAGCTGGCTCCAGGACGTCGTCGGTGGGTACACTGGAAGAGGGAATCAATTCGATTATTTATGGTTGAAAGAGCGACGATTCGAGACTTACAGGGGAATGGTTTGTAATCAGACAACTGTGTAATGCCCGGCCAGGTGTCTTCGGTGGGCGTTCCGAGCAACTTGAAAATTCGCTTCAACTGATCGTCGACGTCCGAACCTGGGAAAAGCGGCCGACCGGCATTAGCAAGCTCGGCGAAGATGCAGCCCGCTGACCACATGTCGATGCTGGTCGTATACAGCTTGGCACCGAACAGAACATCCGGCGGTCGGTACCAAAGTGTGACCACTTCCGCCGAGTAACATTTGACCGGAATGCCGAAAGCCCGGGCCAACCCGAAATCGGCCAGCTTGAGTTCGCCGTTTTTGTTGATTAGCAGATTCTGGGGCTTCAAATCACGGTGCAGAACGTTATGGCTGTGGCAAAAGGCCAAACCTCGAAGCAACTGGTACATGAAGCTCTTCACAACATCCGGATCTATTTCGCCGTTCaaactatcaaaatattttttaaggtcctGGTCGCAGTGCTCAAAAACGAGGGTCAGTTTCTTGTCCGAATGCAGCACATCGTAAAGCCGGACaatgtttttatgtttcaac from Culex quinquefasciatus strain JHB chromosome 3, VPISU_Cqui_1.0_pri_paternal, whole genome shotgun sequence includes:
- the LOC6030852 gene encoding cyclin-dependent kinase 5 homolog; protein product: MQKYEKLEKIGEGTYGTVFKGKNRDTLEIVALKRVRLDEDDEGVPSSALREICLLKELKHKNIVRLYDVLHSDKKLTLVFEHCDQDLKKYFDSLNGEIDPDVVKSFMYQLLRGLAFCHSHNVLHRDLKPQNLLINKNGELKLADFGLARAFGIPVKCYSAEVVTLWYRPPDVLFGAKLYTTSIDMWSAGCIFAELANAGRPLFPGSDVDDQLKRIFKLLGTPTEDTWPGITQLSDYKPFPLYPPTTSWSQLVPRLNSKGRDLLQKLLICRPTLRLSAEQAMAHPYFTEN